Part of the Clupea harengus unplaced genomic scaffold, Ch_v2.0.2, whole genome shotgun sequence genome, TTCAGTGGAAAACCTGTAGTGAATGCctgcagatgtttttttttccattaggCCCTGTTGTCAGTTGGTTTTCCCCTTTGAGTACCCCCTTGCAATGAACAAATGTAGTTCGCCTGCAAAACAAGTAATCGGTACAACGCAAAGATTTAgatttgagatttgagattTAGATCAATCGCCCCATTGCAATTCATGGAAATGTTATTGCCATGCCTCTGGGGAAATTCCTGATCAGCCCATCatgttcttttttattattgtgaGCCCTTAACAAATTAATTCTGTCAGCTATTTGAACATGAGTGCTGACAAAAAAGCAGCATCTTGATGTTTCACATGTCGAGGTGTAATCACCTATCTTTAGCCTGTTCAGCGTGTGAGGCTGAACCCACACGCCAGGCAGGTCTCTCCTCACGAAGGCAAGCACAGAAGCAGGGTAGCGAccacatttcctgtttgtaaCTGAAAAAGACATGTACACAGGGTAAAAATAGCAGACAGGTTAACACAAACAGCCCAGCTAGGAAACTGCAGTGATACAACCATGTCCTGATCGAGGACGCATAATGGATCCACATGTCCACTGCCACTAGCATCTAAAATGTCGGGTGAGAAACATTGTTATGGCTTCTAAAGAAACCAATATTACTCCATTTTTAAATGCCAACCATTCAAGGATTTAAAAAACCTACCAATTTTAAACTAGCTTATTGGTATTAACAGATTAACAACATTCTGTTAACCTGctaagaaaatgtatttaatgtcaTATCACATGATGTGCAGACATTCAATATTTGACATTgacaaaatataaaatgtatggACATTTTCTTAGCAGTTTAACTGCTCGAAAGCTGTCCGTAAAGAATGCGAAACAACACAGAGAAACCAACACGTCTCAGACATTGTTAACCAAAATTTTCATTGAACATGTTCCAATTAACCAGCTGATAAATAATTTAAACAGCAACATGTTTCAGAGTTAGGATATTTCTCATTAGAATACATTGGATTTTGCCTCTGTTAGCACTGTATACTACCTTTAGATGCTTTGAGAGACAGTCTGAATCATTACTTCATAGTAGAATGGATAGTATGGTGTTGGTGGCAtacaaattatattttcatcaaACTGTGTCATGCTGTATCATTAAACTGTATCATATCATTTTGGCAAATACATATTTcagaaatatacagtatatttccaGGATTTCACAATTTCTGCATTTTCAATAGTCTGCGTATAAAAAATGAAAttcatattgtgtttttttccctagATTGTAAAGTGGCCTATATAGGTCTGTTTCTGACCGGGCTGGCGTTGATTATTTCTGTCAGTTTCAATATTCTGTTGTATTCAATGAGACGCAGAGACCAAAAAGTAAGAGGTATGTAGCAATCTCGCAGGAACAACCAAGACCAAATCTGATTTTTTTAAGTCACAACCAGTGCGCATTCATTAGTACATGTATGTCCTCATTGATTTAGTCTCTTAAGTGTTCCATTTCCTACCTTTTAAACTTTATACTGACTGATCATACTTTATACAATAGGCTCTTGAATTACTTGACATGTAATTTGACAATAAGTTTATGTGAAGTAATTAATTGCATATCATTTTCCATGCTAGTACTTTATTTATGCTTTGTAGACGACAAGAGAAACAAAAATCCTTAACAGAAATATTTTTTGACCAGATGCTGAGGAGTACCTGTACAACTATTCTGAGCGGAGCGAGGAGAGGTATGGGCTGATTCTACCACATACATTTTCCTTTGGTGACAGCGCTATGTAAATTAATGCATGTATTCGACTCTTGTTGTACTACACTGATTGTGCACTTGACTGCTCTTGTGGTGATATAAGATTTTACTATGGTTTTAGGTTTGAGGAGGAAGTGCAACAGCAGGACAATCCAATCTATGGAAATATATGCACAAACGGAGGGGGTGAGTTGTGTGTGATGATCCATATAGAAAATATGAAAAAGGGTTAAGGTCTAATCTTAAGTATTGCCTTTGTTGTTGAATTCCTTCCATGCTGAACCTTTCAAaggtatataaaaaatataaatgtgaTTTCAATTCATACAGTAAACACAGATCTCCCTGATAAATAGACGTATTAGTTAGGCCTAATTAGTTAATCTTAAATAGTCTTATTAATAGTTAACTTTTAATAATCTTAAAAAACCCATCCATAAATGTATAATTGACTCATGACACTCATGATGGTAGACACAGTGAATGCAACTGACCCTTTTTCCTTTGATCAAAATTGTAATATTTGTCTGTCTTCAAAGTATTTCTTtgactttcttttcattttcattctgtTCCTCGCACTGATCCTTTCATTGTTTGCGCTCCAGAACCCGAGGCGGAAAACGATGTGTGCTATGAGCAAATGGCAGGTCCTAAACGAAAACaaaaggtaaataaataatgaacaaCTTTGATGTATCAATGTTCATGTGAACGACTGAACTGTGCTGACCGGGATACTTTAAATATTGTAAAAATCTCATTTGAAAATGCTTACACATCCCTTTCCATGCATTAATATTAATGGTTTAACGGTAATAATCTATAGCGTGTGTATTATACTGTTTACTAGTTGACAAAAAATGGATGCTGAGAGAGGTGTTGACATGAATGCGAGAAGTAATTAGTTATTAGaaaaattattatatattattcaaCCTGCCTGTAATCCTATAGGGCTTTATAACCCGTTAAGAAAAAccatgaatgtaaatgtgatatCGGTCACGTGTCTCTTTACTCATGCAAGTATTCACTTCACATAGCCAATATGAATAGCAACAATTGTGAGAAACATTTTTATATGCAGAGCTCTGCTCTGAAAGAAAACTTTTTTGGGCCAAGGGTTTTCTCAgataaggagagaaagaatgtcgCTAGACGTAGTCAAAGCCATGGGTTGCTGCTTGTCCACTCTTATTTTTGATTTCCAAAATGGTGTTAATTTGAAAGACTTGCCTCTCATCTATGATTTGCTTATTATATCATTTTGGAATAAGGCCGTAACTACTAACTACCTCTTCAAATATCCCATTATTAATGTGGTCAAACAAGTCTATGCTCCCCGTGCCTCTCCGATCTGCTTCAGCCTATTCCCTCTGAATTCACAGTCCTAGATGTCACGTGGATGTCTTAatgtctgatctggtctgatTGTTATGTTTCTGTAAGTCTAAACAAATATTATTGTGGTAATATTACATTcatgccttctttttttttgccatgtttTCAAAAGTGCCTTTGCATTTGTATCACAGGCCACATTAAAAAGTAGTATAACTCATTGACAGGGTTGTGCAGCGATGGTGGTTGTAGCGATGGTGGTTGTAGCAATGTTTTTGCGAGGCAAACCTTATTTCAGCTGCCTCATCAAAGAAAAATGTATTCCTCTTACTGTCCACATACACCCACCATCAGGCCAACAAAGTGGCACAGACAAGACCATGTTCTTTCACATAACAACTAAAGAGTTAGCAAGATCTCTAGCAAAAGTTAATTACACACGCTTCAAAACATTTTtcgtttttttaaatcactgacAAGATATAATGTCACCCGTTGAATCCGTAAGTGACTAATCTGTTGCCGTGAAATTGGTCTTTAGCAGGCAGATGTCTCCTACGCCTCCCTTGACCTGAGCATTGCCAAAAAGCACAAAAAGAAGCGCAAGTTCCAGACGAACCAGAACCAGGC contains:
- the LOC122132185 gene encoding T-cell receptor-associated transmembrane adapter 1, whose product is MSDCKVAYIGLFLTGLALIISVSFNILLYSMRRRDQKVRDAEEYLYNYSERSEERFEEEVQQQDNPIYGNICTNGGEPEAENDVCYEQMAGPKRKQKQADVSYASLDLSIAKKHKKKRKFQTNQNQAHQNQTHQAHMTPQGSLEVADPEEEATLPSRSSSLMVSRHSIYLNSQQIAQEAQELEREKQQELGNAEGKTEDW